The DNA sequence TTGAAAATCCTTCTCACGCAAATACAAATAACCCTCTGGGCTGTATTTCTTACCACCAAACAGTTTTTTCAATCCTCCGCGTTCTGCATGGTCTATTGCTATATCTACGATTTCTTTCACCTCTGTCAAAGTAGTTGCTTCATCTAGCTTCTGAATATTACTGATGCAGTTATACAGTGCCAGAATTCCCATATCATCAATCTCACATTCCTGTTCCATTGCATATGACTTAGCAAACTGTACTAATTCATCGCTGGTAAATACCGGTATCTTTATCCGCTCTGTAAACTTCCGCGTAAAGTTTGCATCCCTTGCCAACACCTTATCAATACCCACTCTGGTGTCTTCCATAATAATCATAAGTCCCTGCGTATCCTGTTCCATTAACAACGATAATTTTGTCACAGTCTCCTGAGACAGGTCCCCTGCCTTTTCAATAATCAGATAACCCCCTGCAACCTTTTTCAACAATTTAGATAAATCCTTCTGATTCAATGACGATGCGGCAATTTTCCCAATCTTTCCACCGGCATGTTTTCCACTCTTTTGAATTGCCTTAATAATATCTGTAGCCAATACGGTCTTTCCGCTTCCTCGGCCACCCATAATAACAATATTTCCGGCAACAGACGTATTGTCATTTTCTCTCCTATGAAGGGTTCCTTCCAATACCTGACACAACTGTTGCTCCATTCCGGTAACCGGAACAAAATAGGAAAAGATTTCTTTCTGCTCTTCATTCAATTTTGTAATTGGTTCTTCTTCCATTTTCGCAAGTTCAATCTCTTCTTTTGGAAGCTCTACTTCATTCTTCAACAAACTTTCTAAATATTCTTCAGAAGAGGATTCTTCTTTTTCCTCTTTCTCTACTTCCTGCAAAGTCTCCTGCTCTAATGCCTGCTGCACTTCACCCAAGTTAATGGTAGGTTCCGGCACTTCTTCCTGCTCAATCGGAAGTTCTTCCTCTACATTTTCTTTCTGCAATAAATCCTCTGGCAATTCTATTTTTGGCAATTCTCCGGTACCTTGCAAATACTTCTCCGCCATGAGTTCTTGCGGTGAGACTCCTGCATCCAATTTAGGCATAACATCTGTTAAACGTTCCATAATGCCTTCTGCTTTCTGAAGAGCCTTAGCCTTGGCAGACTCCAGTTTTCGCTTCCTTGCTGTTTCCATAGCCGCCTCGGCTGCCCGCTTGGTTCTCTCCCATTCTGACAGTACATCTTCAATGCTCATCTGTCCTGTTACCTGTGGTTCCCTGTTTCCACCGTCCGGTACAAACAGGCTAATCTGCCCATCTCTATCCTCTGCCAAAATTTCTTTAAAGTTTATCTTTAAGGAACCATCTATTTCTTCATCACTTTCAATGTGTCCGTATTTCTCTTCCTCGTCCTCTTCCTTTTCTGTAGGCATCTGCAAATACGGAATCTCTTCTACCATTTTCTTAATATTATCCATGGTATCTGTTACTGTTTCCTGGGAACTTGCATCCATAATCTGTTGCATACTCTTTGCCAGTTCTGCCTGCAGATTCACTGTATTGAACTTTCCTGTATTAGCTGTTACCTTCGGAATCTGAACCGGCTCACGAACAATCTCTCCCGATTCAAGCATATCCGTAGGACGAACTTCTACAATGCCTTCCTTTCGTAGCTTAAACTGTCGATACTTATCCTCTTGAAGCTTATTCAGTGGCTGATACAGCATCTTTAATTCCAATGCCTTTTCTACATATTTTCCATCTCCGAACCACAAAATCAGTTCATCACAAACTGCTACACATCGCTCGCTGTTTCCCGCCCGATGATATAAATATGCCAGTTCAAACGCCCATTCCTCTGTATATTCCCGTTCCTTAAACTCCTCCAGAATATCAATTAATTCTCCAATAGAAGCCCCGCCTACCTTAGCAATCTCGTAACGCAGTACATATCGTAAATTATCGTAAGGCGCAATCTCCAGAAATTCATCATAGTATTCTTTTGCCTCTTCCACATTTCCCATTTTCAATGCCACCAGAGCTAAACGGTAAATAATATTTCTTCCTACGGAAGAACGGTCATATGCCATCAAAAGAATCTCTCTGCTATCCTCATAGCGTTTATTCCGATCATATATTTCACCTACCATACAAAGGGTAGATGCACTCTTTACTTTACGCCAATTAATGGTATCTGCTATTTCTACTGCTGTTTTGTAATCCTTCTCAGCTACAAGATTTTTTAATTGTTCTAGTTTTAATTTGTATTCGTATTTGTCCACCTTAATGTCACCTCAAACTCTATGAAAGGTCTAGATCTCCTAATTATCATTCTATTAGATTTAGTGTAACATATGAACCATGCATATGTCAAAATTTATCCAAAAAAATAGTATCCTGCAAACTACCATATCTTTGTATGGTTTGATTTGCAAGATACTATATTTTGTTAAATTGCGGTTATCAACTTCTACTATTTTCCAGACTCTTCGCTATCTTCCTCCGGCTTTGATTCCACTTTTGCCTTTGTCATCTTTTCCCAGTGCTCCAACTCATGTTTTTCTATATTCAGTCGCCGCACATCGATATAGTCCTTTGTCTCCTTTGGAAGCTTTTTCCGCTCCAACACATGATTTATCATGTTTCGAATAATATAATAAATCACCGCAAAGACAGGAACTCCCATAATCATTCCCGGAACGCCGAACAATCCGCCGCCTGCCAGAATCGCAAATACTACCCAGAAGGACGTCAATCCCGTAGAGTCTCCCAGAATCTTCGGTCCAATAATATTTCCATCTATCTGTTGCAACACCAGAATGAAAATAACAAAGTATAATCCGTATAACGGACTAGATAAGGCAATCAGAATCGCACTTGGCACTGCCCCCAGATACGGTCCGAAAAACGGAATAATATTTGTCACGCCTACGATAACGCTAACCAACAATGTATATGGCATTTTTAAAATAGAAAGTCCTATAAAGCAAATTATCCCAATAATCAAAGAATCCAGAATCTTTCCAGAAATAAATCCACCAAAAATTTTATTACTCTTGTGAACGGTATGGACAATTACATTTGCCTGTTTTGCAGGGAACAATGCATATACCAGCTTCTTCGCCTGCCCAACAAAAGTCTCTTTACTCATTAACACATATACCGAAATAATGATTCCAATCACCACATTGAACAAAACCTTTACCACACTGATGACTCCCGTGGTAAGGGATGTAATTATGTTCTTGGTCTGAGGAAGAAACTCTGTCTTTGCCCAGTCTTCGAAGAATGTGATTCCCTGTTGGAGCCCCTGCTCTAAATACTTTGCCAGTTTACTATCTTCATCAATGTAACTTTCTGCCCAGTCCATAAAACTGTTTACCTGCTTTGGCAAATCCACAATCATTTTTTCTATACTGCGATATAACTCCGGAATTACCATCTGCAGTAAAACACCAATAATCAGTCCTACAAACACCAATGCTCCCAGAATACTTGCACCGCGGCTTAGTTTTTCAGCTCTTTTTGGATTCTTGATTTTCTTTTTCAACAAAGGAAGCAGATACTTCTCTTCGAACTTTACAATCGGATTCACCAAATATGCTATAATCAATCCTATCGTTATCGGCTGCAAGATACCTAGCAACTTATTCCATAACTCTGTCAGTCCGGTATAGCGATATATCAGAAAAAACACGGATATACACGCCACAATTACTATAAAGGCGGTAAGCCCCATTGCTAAATAGGGCTTAATATTCCAATTTGCCTTTTGATTCTCTGATTTTTTATTGTTTTCTTCCAAAATGATTCCTCTTTTCTTTTCATTTTGAAATGCTCTAATCTAAG is a window from the Roseburia sp. 499 genome containing:
- a CDS encoding tetratricopeptide repeat protein, which translates into the protein MDKYEYKLKLEQLKNLVAEKDYKTAVEIADTINWRKVKSASTLCMVGEIYDRNKRYEDSREILLMAYDRSSVGRNIIYRLALVALKMGNVEEAKEYYDEFLEIAPYDNLRYVLRYEIAKVGGASIGELIDILEEFKEREYTEEWAFELAYLYHRAGNSERCVAVCDELILWFGDGKYVEKALELKMLYQPLNKLQEDKYRQFKLRKEGIVEVRPTDMLESGEIVREPVQIPKVTANTGKFNTVNLQAELAKSMQQIMDASSQETVTDTMDNIKKMVEEIPYLQMPTEKEEDEEEKYGHIESDEEIDGSLKINFKEILAEDRDGQISLFVPDGGNREPQVTGQMSIEDVLSEWERTKRAAEAAMETARKRKLESAKAKALQKAEGIMERLTDVMPKLDAGVSPQELMAEKYLQGTGELPKIELPEDLLQKENVEEELPIEQEEVPEPTINLGEVQQALEQETLQEVEKEEKEESSSEEYLESLLKNEVELPKEEIELAKMEEEPITKLNEEQKEIFSYFVPVTGMEQQLCQVLEGTLHRRENDNTSVAGNIVIMGGRGSGKTVLATDIIKAIQKSGKHAGGKIGKIAASSLNQKDLSKLLKKVAGGYLIIEKAGDLSQETVTKLSLLMEQDTQGLMIIMEDTRVGIDKVLARDANFTRKFTERIKIPVFTSDELVQFAKSYAMEQECEIDDMGILALYNCISNIQKLDEATTLTEVKEIVDIAIDHAERGGLKKLFGGKKYSPEGYLYLREKDFQN
- a CDS encoding AI-2E family transporter encodes the protein MEENNKKSENQKANWNIKPYLAMGLTAFIVIVACISVFFLIYRYTGLTELWNKLLGILQPITIGLIIAYLVNPIVKFEEKYLLPLLKKKIKNPKRAEKLSRGASILGALVFVGLIIGVLLQMVIPELYRSIEKMIVDLPKQVNSFMDWAESYIDEDSKLAKYLEQGLQQGITFFEDWAKTEFLPQTKNIITSLTTGVISVVKVLFNVVIGIIISVYVLMSKETFVGQAKKLVYALFPAKQANVIVHTVHKSNKIFGGFISGKILDSLIIGIICFIGLSILKMPYTLLVSVIVGVTNIIPFFGPYLGAVPSAILIALSSPLYGLYFVIFILVLQQIDGNIIGPKILGDSTGLTSFWVVFAILAGGGLFGVPGMIMGVPVFAVIYYIIRNMINHVLERKKLPKETKDYIDVRRLNIEKHELEHWEKMTKAKVESKPEEDSEESGK